TAGATTCTATTCGTGAAACTCCTGCAGTTTCCTTGGAAAATATCAAACTTCCTAACGGCAAATTAAGTCCGAGCGATATCAAAAACTTAAGCTCTATCGTAGGTAAAACTAATCTCAAAACAGATAGATATGAAAGAATTTTCCATTCCGCGGGTCGAAGTTACTACGATGTTCTTAGACTCCACTTCAATACTCTCAAGTCTTTCGTAGATGGAGTTGTATATCCGAAAAAGGATTCTGAGATTATTAAAATTTTAGAATATTGTTCTAAAAACAAGATCACGATCATTCCTTTCGGCGGAGGATCTTCCGTAGTAGGCGGTGTGGAAGTGCTAAAAGGAAAAGGTCAGAAAGCCGTTCTTTCCTTAGACATGACAGAGATGAAAGAATTGGTATCTTTCGATCCGATCAGCATGACCGCAACTTTCCAAGCAGGGATCTACGGACCACAATTAGAATATGGCCTCAATTTAAAGGGATACACTTTGGGACACTTCCCTCAGTCTTTCGAATATTCCACATTAGGCGGATGGGTCGCTGCAAGAAGCGCAGGACAACAATCCAATCGATACGGAAAAATAGAAGAGATATTGACCTCTGTAAAACTCATTAGTCCGAACGGAACTGTGGAAACATTAAGATCGCCTGCATCTTCTATAGGACCTGACTGGAACCAGATCATTGCAGGTAGCGAAGGTCTTTTAGGAATTATTTCAGAAGTCACAGTTAAGATCCACAGAATCCCTGAGACTAGAAAATATTTCGGTCTTGTATTTCCTGATCTACTTTCCTCGATCAATTTTATCAGAAAAGCAAACCATGAAGAGATCAAAACTTCTATGATGAGACTTTCCGACGCGAATGAGACCAGGCTTTATGAATATCTAGGAGAATTAGGAAAGAAGAATACCCCCATCCGCAAATTCAAAAAATTCCTTCAAAATTCTTATCTGAACGCAGTGGGAATTGGAGAGAATAAATGTGTGGTTTTAGTGGGCCTGGACGGATCTAGACAAGAAGTAGATCATTCTTTCGAAGGTCTCAAAAAACTTTGGAAAAAAGGCGGAGCAATCTTTGCCGGAGAAAAACTGGGACAGAATTGGATCCATAGCAGATACAATATGCCTTTCCTCCGAAATCATGTAATGCAGTACGGAATGGGAGTGGATACAATGGAAACTTCCAGCACCTACGATAAACTGGAAGACCTACATAAGGCCGGAATTGAGTCCTTACAAAATTCGATCCCTGGTTCGATCGCTATGTGCCATTTATCTCATAGTTATCATGAGGGAGCTTGTTTGTATTATACGATCTTATTCCCTATGGATCCGAAAAAACCGGAAGAGCAATGGTTCAAAATGAAAAGATCCGTTTCTGATACATTCACTTCTTTTAAAGCTCCGATCAGTCATCACCATGGAGTCGGTATCGATCACAAAAAATGGTATGAATCCAGTTTAGGTAAACCTGGAATAGAAGCTTTAAACGGACTAAAGAAAGTTCTGGACCAAAAAGAAATTTTGAACCCAGGAAAATTATTTCACTCTTAAAAGCAGTGTATCTGTAAGCCTGGGAGAGATCCCAGGCTACATTAACTCTCAGGTAAAGACTGGGCGTCTTCTTTCCTGGATAGACTTCATTCCTTCCTGTCCATTAGAACTAGCAATCGCTTGTGCAAGAAGTTCCACATCTCTCTTTTCCAAAGTATCTGCAAGCAGACGTTGGGAATCCCTGAGGGCGATCTTCACTCCCACTACAGATTCCATTGCCATGTCTTGGAATTGAGAACACCATTTTCTGGCTTTAGGGATCACTTCTTCCGGAGTAGCTGATTCTTCCACAATTCCTAGTTGTACCGCCTCGTCCGCTTTAACACCTCGTCCGCTATACAATAAGTCTCTTGCAGTTTTCATTCCGACTAGGTCTTTTAGAACTGTACCCGCAGTGGAGGGAAAATTAATACCGATCAATGATTCAGGAAAACCTAATCTTCCTTTTTTCTCTACAAGGATCCTATAATCGGAGAATATAGCGATAACCGCTCCTACTCCCATAGAGTGACCGTTCATCGCGCAGACCACAGGTTTAGGAGAGAATAAAACTCTTCCGCAGGCACCTAACGCTTCTCTAAGAACTTCTTTAATTTCTTCCAGGTTTTTTCCTACGAAGATCTCTGGATCGAATCCGTTGGAAAAAAACTTATCGTTCCTTCCGGATAGAAGGATGGATTTTATTGATCTATCGTTCTCCGCTTGTTCTAAAACATCTCTAAATTTACGGAAAAATTCCCTTCCCAAAGAATTGGTCTCGTTTGTTTTGATATACAGTTCTAAAATATGGCCGTTTTTTTCTACGTCTAACATATTCGATTTCCTTAATGTTAAAATCCGAACACTAATTGGTTCAATTTATCAGTGCGGGATACTTTTTTCATTTTAATCTCTATACGATTCTGATCGGTACCATCCGTTCTGGATACGATACGAGTGATCGTAGTCTTAGGGGGAAAATCCACTTCTCCCTGAACGCTTGTGACAGCTCTTACATTCTTACCGCTGGAATCCCATTCCACGGAACGTATCCCGTTTTCTGCGGTGTAGTAAGTCCATTCTTCTCCCGGTTTTCTGACGAGAACAATTCCATCGTTCGGCTGAACGAGCGTCCATTGTGGCTTAAACAATTCTGCATTTCGATTGGAAAGAAGATAGTAAATGACAGGAAAAGGAACTACCGTTTGTTTCCCTGTATTAGGATCGGATAAAATAATATCGTCCATGGTCTGTTCATGGATCTTGTCCACAGAAACAGTTTTGATCCGGATCGTTTGGCCATCGCTAAACACTTTAGAAACGCTGATCCCAAAAAGTTTATCGGTAAGTTCGATCTGCATCTTACCGCTAGGCTTATCATAGAAGATCCTTCCGGCTAAAGAGAATACGTCCTTTTTAGGGAAAAAATTCTGGATACGTATATCAAATTCTCCCGTATAAGAAGTATTCGATTCTTCTAATTTACGAAGTACGTCTAAGTATTTGGAACCTTCCTTGGATTTGGCGCTCCAAAATTTAATCTTTCCTTTTTGGCGAAAAGTAATCTCTTCTATATCCGTGGTCACACAGGATTGGAAGAATAGAGTAAAACAAAATAATGATCCGAATATATACATCGGATTTAGATGGTTTGTTTTCAAAACAGTCCCTCCCGGTCCCTAAGATTTATTTGAGACCGGATTCGTTCTTAACCTTTCCAATTTTTCCCGAATTCGAAGTTTGTCTTCCTTCTTTTGAAATAGAGTTTCCGATTTTTCCCAGAATCTTCTGGCATCTGCAAATTCTCTTCTTTCGTTATGAACATCTCCTAAATGTTCACAGATCGTAGGATCGTATTCGTTTTTATCCTGTAAAATTTGGAAGGCAAGATTCAAATGTAAAAGAGCCTCATCCACTCTTCCCTTTTTATAATAGATCCAACCTAAACTATCCTGGTAAGCTTCGTTGTCAGGAGCGAGCTCCACTGCTTTTCGGATCAGGTCAAGCGCCTCATCCAATCGAATTCCTTTTTCGGAATAATGATAACCTAAATAGTTATAAGCGATCGGATTTTCAGGATCTAGTTC
Above is a genomic segment from Leptospira johnsonii containing:
- a CDS encoding enoyl-CoA hydratase/isomerase family protein; protein product: MLDVEKNGHILELYIKTNETNSLGREFFRKFRDVLEQAENDRSIKSILLSGRNDKFFSNGFDPEIFVGKNLEEIKEVLREALGACGRVLFSPKPVVCAMNGHSMGVGAVIAIFSDYRILVEKKGRLGFPESLIGINFPSTAGTVLKDLVGMKTARDLLYSGRGVKADEAVQLGIVEESATPEEVIPKARKWCSQFQDMAMESVVGVKIALRDSQRLLADTLEKRDVELLAQAIASSNGQEGMKSIQERRRPVFT
- a CDS encoding FAD-binding oxidoreductase encodes the protein MFYHELNPKIDYSRSNLRWNAWGANDQDFGRKAQMPEILKLLQREFKLDSIRETPAVSLENIKLPNGKLSPSDIKNLSSIVGKTNLKTDRYERIFHSAGRSYYDVLRLHFNTLKSFVDGVVYPKKDSEIIKILEYCSKNKITIIPFGGGSSVVGGVEVLKGKGQKAVLSLDMTEMKELVSFDPISMTATFQAGIYGPQLEYGLNLKGYTLGHFPQSFEYSTLGGWVAARSAGQQSNRYGKIEEILTSVKLISPNGTVETLRSPASSIGPDWNQIIAGSEGLLGIISEVTVKIHRIPETRKYFGLVFPDLLSSINFIRKANHEEIKTSMMRLSDANETRLYEYLGELGKKNTPIRKFKKFLQNSYLNAVGIGENKCVVLVGLDGSRQEVDHSFEGLKKLWKKGGAIFAGEKLGQNWIHSRYNMPFLRNHVMQYGMGVDTMETSSTYDKLEDLHKAGIESLQNSIPGSIAMCHLSHSYHEGACLYYTILFPMDPKKPEEQWFKMKRSVSDTFTSFKAPISHHHGVGIDHKKWYESSLGKPGIEALNGLKKVLDQKEILNPGKLFHS